One Pyrus communis chromosome 4, drPyrComm1.1, whole genome shotgun sequence genomic region harbors:
- the LOC137732793 gene encoding uncharacterized protein codes for MKLVSNFGPSFDAPTSHEYRIWMLKEEVKDVQSMMKEHQKAWKRYGCTIMLDGWSDGKTRCLINFLVNSPQSTWFLKSVDASTSIKNGDFLYGYLDDVIHEIREENVVQVISDSASNCKNAGAKLMERKQKVWWTPCAAHCIDLMLEDISKIAWFDDTLKRARISKYLYKHQWVLTLMRKYTNNSEILCPAVIRFATSFLTLQSLQKQKENLVTLFTSQEWSESTYAKSHEAKLAKHHVLHDRKFWGRASFCIKGVLLLVCVLREVHSEERPPMGFIYELMDAAKEKIASNLNKVEKKYMLIWRKIDRRWDDRLHQPLHAVGYYLNPKFQYEDNFSNTNVRNGLFACMDMMLGKGKEREEADV; via the coding sequence ATGAAATTGGTATCCAATTTTGGTCCCAGCTTTGATGCTCCTACAAGCCATGAATATAGAATTTGGATGCTCAAAGAAGAAGTTAAGGATGTACAAAGTATGATGAAAGAACATCAAAAGGCTTGGAAGAGATATGGATGCACTATTATGTTGGATGGATGGTCGGATGGAAAAACTAGGTGTTTAATCAACTTTCTTGTCAATAGCCCACAAAGTACTTGGTTCTTGAAATCAGTTGATGCATCGACCTCTATTAAGAATGGAGATTTTTTGTATGGCTATTTGGATGATGTTATTCATGAAATTAGGGAGGAAAATGTGGTTCAAGTTATATCCGACAGTGCTTCGAACTGCAAGAATGCTGGGGCAAAACTTATGGAGAGGAAACAAAAGGTGTGGTGGACTCCATGTGCGGCTCATTGCattgatttgatgctagaaGATATTTCTAAGATAGCATGGTTTGATGACACACTCAAACGTGCTAGAATTTCAAAGTATCTATATAAGCATCAATGGGTACTAACTTTGATGAGAAAGTACACCAACAATTCTGAAATTCTTTGTCCAGCGGTCATTAGGTTTGCCACTTCTTTCCTTACACTACAAAGCTtacaaaagcaaaaggaaaatcttGTTACTTTGTTTACCTCTCAAGAATGGTCGGAAAGTACCTATGCAAAATCCCATGAAGCAAAGTTGGCTAAGCATCATGTGTTACATGATCGTAAGTTTTGGGGTCGAGCTTCCTTTTGCATTAAGGgtgttcttcttcttgtttgtgTTTTGAGAGAGGTTCATTCAGAGGAGAGACCCCCCATGGGTTTTATATATGAGTTGATGGATGCTGCAAAAGAGAAAATTGCAAGCAATCTTAACAaagtggaaaaaaaatatatgcttATTTGGAGAAAGATAGATCGTAGATGGGACGATCGACTTCATCAACCACTACATGCGGTGGGCTATTACTTAAACCCCAAATTTCAGTATGAGGATAATTTCTCAAATACGAATGTGCGAAATGGGTTGTTTGCTTGCATGGATATGATGCTTGGGAAAGGGAAAGAACGTGAAGAGGCCGATGTTTAA